One window of Thalassovita mediterranea genomic DNA carries:
- a CDS encoding glycine--tRNA ligase subunit alpha, translating into MTAPVAREKPASFQDLILRLQAYWAAQGCAILQPYDMEVGAGTLHPATVLRALGPKDWRAAYVQPSRRPADARYGENPNRLGHYYQYQVILKPNPADLQDLYLNSLYEIGIDPTVHDIRFVEDDWENPTVGAWGLGWEVWCDGMEVSQYTYFQQVGGLDVFPVSGELTYGLERLAMYVFGVDNVYNLPFNDPASQTPLSYGDVFLQNEIEQSAFNFELADVEMLQTWFSGCEKQSTALREAGKPLPAYDYALKASHVFNLIDARGAISPTERQAFIARVRDLARGAAEKWAEQEAERAAV; encoded by the coding sequence ATGACTGCACCCGTTGCCCGCGAGAAACCCGCTTCCTTTCAGGACCTGATCCTGCGCCTGCAAGCCTATTGGGCCGCGCAAGGCTGCGCGATCCTGCAGCCATATGACATGGAAGTCGGCGCCGGCACACTGCACCCGGCGACCGTGCTGCGTGCGCTGGGGCCGAAGGACTGGCGCGCCGCCTATGTGCAGCCATCGCGCCGCCCGGCAGATGCGCGCTATGGTGAGAACCCGAACCGGCTTGGCCATTACTATCAGTACCAGGTGATCCTGAAGCCGAACCCGGCTGACCTGCAGGACCTGTACCTCAACTCGCTCTACGAGATCGGCATCGACCCGACCGTCCACGATATCCGCTTTGTCGAGGATGATTGGGAAAACCCGACCGTTGGTGCATGGGGGCTTGGCTGGGAAGTATGGTGCGACGGGATGGAAGTCAGCCAGTACACCTATTTCCAGCAGGTCGGCGGGCTTGATGTCTTCCCTGTGTCTGGGGAGCTGACCTACGGCCTCGAACGCCTCGCCATGTATGTGTTCGGCGTCGATAATGTCTACAATCTGCCTTTCAACGACCCGGCCTCGCAGACACCGCTCTCCTATGGCGATGTCTTCCTGCAGAATGAGATCGAGCAGTCGGCCTTCAACTTTGAACTGGCCGATGTGGAGATGCTGCAGACCTGGTTTTCGGGCTGCGAGAAACAGTCCACGGCGCTTCGCGAAGCGGGCAAGCCGCTGCCAGCCTATGATTATGCGCTGAAGGCCTCTCACGTCTTCAACCTGATCGATGCGCGCGGCGCGATTTCGCCGACAGAGCGTCAGGCCTTCATTGCCCGCGTGCGCGATCTCGCCCGCGGCGCCGCCGAAAAATGGGCTGAGCAGGAAGCAGAACGCGCGGCCGTCTAG
- the glyS gene encoding glycine--tRNA ligase subunit beta, translated as MAELLLELFSEEIPARMQAKAEADLRDALTKGLSEAGVEFGDVVARSGPRRLMVAISGLPEKSADVSEEKKGPKTDAPEKAIEGFLRGAGLSSIDQAEVRSDPKKGDFYVAVREIPGRPLEDIIAGLVPDIVRGFHWPKSMRWGRGELRWVRPLQRILCVFNGKTVEFEIDGLKSGNETEGHRVHGRGPFKVSSYAEYKETLQEKGFVAIAREDRRLLIEEQAQMVCAQAGLELVEDKGLLEEVTGLAEWPVVILGEMDPAFLSLPPEVVQLSMRTHQKYFAVRDPKTGELAPNFVVVANIEASDGGKAIAAGNSRVLSARLDDARFFWEQDKSTPLEKMAEKLKTIDFKKELGTIADKVERVAALARELAPKVGADPDMAERAARLAKADLVSGMVGEFPELQGVMGGYYAREQGEDFAIPDAIAEHYKPVGPSDTVPSAPMSIVVALADKFDTLAGFWAIEEKPTGSKDPFALRRAALGVVRIILENDVRLRLNNQVKLALGVLEDTQRKHTDAINEALHDRKSEVVEDLLSFFADRLKQYLRDQGARHDLIDAVFALGEDDLVLIVKRVEALATFLETEDGANLLAGYKRAANILKAEEKKDGAAVEGDVDASLFEQDEERALHTAIETAVSRADAALEAEDFEAAMAALAELRGPVDAFFDGVTVNADDEKLRANRLRLLTSIRAALFRVADFSKIAG; from the coding sequence ATGGCTGAACTCCTTCTTGAACTCTTTTCCGAAGAAATCCCGGCGCGCATGCAGGCGAAGGCCGAGGCTGACCTGCGCGATGCGCTGACCAAGGGGCTGAGCGAGGCGGGCGTCGAGTTTGGCGATGTGGTGGCCCGGTCCGGTCCGCGCCGTTTGATGGTCGCGATTTCGGGCCTGCCCGAGAAGTCGGCCGATGTCAGCGAAGAGAAGAAGGGCCCGAAGACCGATGCGCCGGAAAAGGCGATCGAGGGATTCCTGCGCGGGGCAGGGCTCTCCTCGATCGATCAGGCCGAGGTGCGGAGCGACCCAAAGAAAGGCGATTTCTATGTCGCCGTGCGCGAAATCCCGGGTCGTCCGCTGGAAGACATCATTGCAGGGCTCGTGCCAGACATCGTGCGCGGCTTTCACTGGCCAAAATCCATGCGCTGGGGCCGCGGTGAATTGCGCTGGGTGCGCCCGCTGCAGCGCATCCTGTGTGTCTTCAATGGCAAGACGGTCGAGTTTGAGATCGACGGCCTGAAATCGGGCAATGAGACCGAAGGCCACCGCGTCCATGGGCGTGGGCCGTTCAAGGTCTCTTCCTATGCCGAATACAAAGAAACGCTGCAGGAGAAGGGCTTTGTCGCCATCGCCCGCGAGGACCGCCGCCTCCTGATCGAGGAACAGGCGCAAATGGTCTGCGCGCAAGCCGGGCTCGAACTGGTCGAGGACAAGGGCCTTCTGGAAGAAGTGACGGGCCTTGCCGAATGGCCGGTCGTCATCCTGGGTGAGATGGACCCGGCCTTCCTGTCGCTGCCGCCGGAAGTCGTTCAGCTGTCGATGCGCACGCACCAGAAATACTTTGCTGTGCGTGACCCGAAGACGGGTGAGCTTGCGCCGAACTTTGTCGTTGTCGCCAATATCGAAGCGAGCGATGGCGGCAAGGCGATTGCGGCGGGTAATTCCCGCGTCCTGTCAGCGCGCCTCGATGATGCGCGCTTCTTCTGGGAGCAGGACAAGTCGACGCCGCTTGAGAAGATGGCCGAGAAGCTGAAGACCATCGATTTCAAGAAAGAGCTGGGCACGATTGCCGACAAGGTGGAGCGGGTGGCCGCTCTGGCGCGTGAGCTTGCGCCGAAGGTTGGCGCTGACCCGGATATGGCTGAACGCGCCGCGCGCCTTGCGAAAGCTGACCTCGTCTCTGGCATGGTCGGGGAATTCCCTGAGCTACAGGGTGTGATGGGCGGCTATTATGCGCGCGAGCAGGGCGAGGACTTCGCCATTCCCGATGCCATTGCAGAGCATTATAAACCGGTCGGCCCATCGGACACTGTGCCTTCGGCTCCTATGAGTATAGTGGTCGCGCTCGCGGACAAATTCGACACGCTTGCAGGCTTTTGGGCCATTGAAGAAAAGCCGACAGGGTCAAAAGACCCGTTCGCGCTTCGCCGCGCTGCCTTGGGCGTCGTTCGCATCATCCTTGAGAATGATGTTCGGCTTCGCTTGAACAATCAGGTCAAGCTTGCGCTTGGAGTGCTTGAAGACACCCAGAGAAAACACACCGATGCGATCAATGAAGCGCTGCACGACCGGAAAAGCGAGGTCGTTGAAGATCTCCTCTCCTTCTTCGCTGACCGTCTGAAGCAATATCTGCGCGACCAGGGCGCGCGCCATGACCTTATCGACGCGGTCTTCGCGCTAGGCGAGGATGACCTCGTCCTGATCGTGAAGCGGGTCGAGGCGCTGGCGACCTTCCTTGAGACTGAGGATGGGGCGAACCTGCTGGCGGGCTACAAGCGCGCGGCGAACATCCTGAAAGCCGAAGAGAAGAAGGATGGCGCGGCCGTAGAGGGCGATGTCGATGCCTCCCTGTTCGAGCAGGATGAGGAGCGGGCGCTTCACACCGCCATCGAGACGGCCGTCTCGCGCGCTGATGCCGCGCTGGAGGCAGAGGACTTCGAGGCGGCGATGGCAGCGCTTGCGGAACTTCGCGGGCCTGTCGACGCGTTCTTTGACGGCGTGACGGTGAATGCCGACGACGAAAAGCTTCGCGCGAACCGTCTGCGCCTGCTCACATCGATTCGCGCTGCGCTGTTCCGTGTGGCCGATTTCTCGAAGATTGCGGGCTGA
- a CDS encoding methyltransferase: MNWTRMVEGEVTEDAFLGGLVKVYQPRRGFRAGTDSVLLSAALDPEMTGDAAEFGCGAGGALLPAAYRLKKMRFTGYERDVRLAGLARLGVEANGFGDRMSIELQDVGELSDAIENRFDLCFSNPPFFRGGSITSPGEGKADAYLETVPLKDWIGRMLHVLKPKGRFVMIHRASELARILSLIERRTGQIEVLPVRSFPGEDAKRVIVRARKGLRSGPMRLLPGINIYTGKGGERTELLERIARSEAGLTW; this comes from the coding sequence GTGAACTGGACCAGGATGGTTGAAGGCGAAGTCACCGAGGACGCCTTCCTTGGCGGGCTGGTAAAAGTCTACCAGCCACGGCGCGGATTTCGCGCCGGAACGGACAGTGTTCTCCTGTCGGCCGCACTTGACCCTGAAATGACCGGCGATGCAGCCGAGTTTGGCTGCGGGGCAGGCGGGGCGCTCCTGCCAGCAGCTTACCGCCTCAAGAAGATGCGCTTTACCGGCTATGAGCGTGATGTGCGGCTCGCAGGGCTTGCGCGTCTCGGCGTTGAAGCGAACGGTTTTGGCGACCGCATGTCGATCGAGCTTCAGGATGTGGGCGAGCTGTCCGACGCCATCGAGAACCGCTTTGACCTCTGTTTCTCCAACCCGCCTTTCTTTCGCGGCGGGTCGATCACCTCTCCCGGTGAGGGCAAGGCCGACGCCTATCTGGAGACGGTGCCACTGAAGGACTGGATCGGCCGGATGCTGCATGTTTTGAAGCCGAAGGGCCGCTTCGTGATGATCCACCGTGCCTCAGAGCTGGCGCGCATCCTGTCGCTGATCGAGCGGCGCACCGGCCAGATCGAAGTCCTGCCTGTCCGGTCCTTTCCGGGTGAGGATGCCAAGCGCGTGATCGTGCGGGCCCGCAAGGGGCTGCGGTCCGGCCCGATGCGGCTTCTGCCGGGGATCAATATCTATACCGGCAAGGGCGGCGAGCGGACCGAGCTTCTGGAACGTATAGCGCGATCAGAGGCCGGGCTGACATGGTAA